In Zunongwangia sp. HGR-M22, the sequence TCATGAATACAAATTTACCAGTCAAAATCACGAAGCCGCTGGTCATTTTCACGACAACTTCCTGTCAACTTTATGTAATCTTTATTACAAATGGCTTATTCCTCATTAGTTTATAGATTATGTTTTCTATTTTGGTGTAGTTATTTTTACTATTCTAAAAACTGATAGTTTACTAAAACCAACAACATTTAAGATATCTTATTCCAAAATTAAATTTCTGTTTTTAGAGTACTTCACAGAATATTCAAGATTGAATTTTATTTCTCGGGATGGATCGAGATTAAATTCCCATTTAATTTCGCCATTTTCTTTGTTCAATTTAGCATTTGATAATTGCTCGGTTTCAACTGAAATATCTTCAGTAGTAGAAATAGGAATCTGATCGAGCACAATCATATTGATAGCTTCGTTCTTATTGTTTTTTACGGTAATTTCCCATTCTTTGATCTTTTCTCGCTTGTTTCCTATAAACTGCTTTTCAGTAAAATCATTTAATTTTTCACGATTAACAGATACTTTTTTATCCGTTCCCAAAGAAACTTCTAGAGTATCGGTTATATATCGTACATCCATTAGGGATTTACCAATATAAGTGCCTTCAAAAAAGATATTAGCTTCGCCTTCTAGAAGATTATATTTTTCCCAATCTGTAATATTCGCGATTAGAAAAGCTTCTTTTTTTATCTTCGGAACTGCGTAATATTGATATTCTGCCGGTAATTCGTAAGCCGTCATTTCTACCACATAGTTTTTATTATCAGACTTGATGCTATATGGTGTTTCGATTTCAAAATCTACAGTGGTTTGATTTTCTGTCTGAACGCTTGGTATGGGTAAACTTTTCTTTTTACTTCTTGAACCTATAGAAACACCACTCACTTTGCCTGCAAGCGCATCAGAAATACGATTATTTTTTCCGCCATAACCTACAACGACAACTTCTTCTAAGGCATTAGTATCTTCCTGTAAAACAACATCAATTTTGTTTCGATTAGCTCGTCGAACCTGATTTTTAAAGCCGATAAAAGAGAACTCCAAATTACTTTCCTGGTCTGGGATTGTGATTGAATAGTGACCATCAAAATCTGTAATGGTACCAATCGTAGTACCCGCAACTACTACGTTTACTCCTGGTAGTGCTTCCCCTTGCGGATCAACAACTTTACCTTCTACTGTATTGTTAGTAAGATCATAGGAGGGAGGTAAGGTATTGTAATCTAAATAATAGGTTTGTAACTTAGGAGCCATGCCTGAATTGGATGGATTAGCCGAAGAAAATTTTAATTTTACGTTATTCCAATCGATTTTGGTGTCTTGTTTTACGTTTGCTTTATAGGCAAGTGTAATGGGCTCATTAATATTTAAAGCTCTAATGTCGTAAGAAGGAAACCATCCTGCATTCTCTACAATATAGTTTAATTCGACAGGAAAAGAAGTGCTTTGTTTTGCATCGATTTTTACTAATATTTCGCCATTAGGGTAATCTTTTTTGCTATTAATGCTTGTAATCTGTCTTTCAACTTTTGTTCTTTCAACCGTAAGTTCTTCAATAGTTCTTTTTCTATTGAGCTCATTTAGCATTAGCTCAGTTAGCTTTTTTCCGTAGAAATCTGCCGTCTGTTGTAGATTGGCAACATTTACCTGTTCATTTTTACCGACAACATTTTTGTTTTCCTTTAGAAAGGCAATTTCTTCCTGGATTACAGTTAAATATGTTCTTTCAACTTCTATTTTTTGAACGATTTTACCGAGTTCAGCTTCTAGAGTTTCTAATTCTGAAGATTTTTCCAATTCATTTAAATAATCTTGTTGATGATTTACCGCGAGAACTGTTATGTTTCCTTCGGCTTTTACCTGAAGGCTTTTTCCATCTATAAACGGAGATAGATCGGTAAATTTTAAAACTGTAATTCCACTATTTACAGAAACATTCTTTTTTCTGGTAATCTGGGCGCCATCAAGAAATACAGTGACTTCGCTAACTTCAGTAGCTATTTCTTTTTCATTGATGGTTTGTGCGTTAAATGTGGAGGTGGTTAAGACAATTAAAAGTAAAATTATTTTTCTCATAATTAAGAGCAGATTATCAATCCAAAATTAGATTTATAGGAAAGATAATAAAAAATAGATCACATAACTCTTGAAGATAAAATAGAAGTTATAAGAATATTTAAAAATGAATAGTTATTACTGAAATGGTAGTCTTATCCAATAGTTTATTCATTTTAAAGAATAAAAAAAATCGGCCAGAAAATACTAGCCGATTTTATATAATGTTGAGTGTTATTTTATAGCCTTTTTAATTGCTTCTTCACAGCCAACGACAGGTATACTAATCGAAGTTTCGTCTAAATCTACTGTAAGTTCGGTGCCTGGTTCTGGATGTAATGTAAAGTTCTTGTCGCTAGAAAAAATCATTAAACCTATTTGCTGTCCTTTTGGAATAATTTGATCGTCCGGAATTAAATCGAACTTCAGCTTGTAGAATTTACCTGGTTTTAGAGGTTCACTTTCGCTAATCGATTTGTGGTTTTGTGGATCGGCCCAACCGCGTGTAATAATGTTATCGGTTATTTTAGAATTTCGACCGTCTGTCCACGGTAAAGAAACCATCCAAACCGAAAGATTGGCTGCTGGTTTACTACTAGATAATTTTATATTTATTGTCGAAATTCCTGAAAGATGAAGATCTTCTTTTAAAGTAGGTGTAACGAAAAGCAATCGATTATTGGTATATTCAGCTTGCGCTAGTGTTTCTCCGCTAAAAGAATAATTATCAACTAAAGTTTCCTTTCCTTGATTACTTTGTTTCTCTAGAGTAAGACCGCCCGTTTTCGGTGCACCTTTAGTTAGATACATCGTAATTTTCTTAGCCTCAGGATTTGGGTAATCTTTATAAGGTGTTGGATTATTAGGGGCATCATTTTCTCTTACAATCCAAGCCTTAGGATCGTCTTCAACTCCATTTTCAATTCCGAATAAAAAATGAGTAAACCAACGATTCATCATGCTTATTGGTGGAGGACCACCATGCCCGTTTTGGTGATAATAGATTTGTGTTGGTAATCCCATTTCTTCCGCTTTCTTATAAATACGGTAACTATGCTCTGGCATTACATTCCAGTCATTAAATCCGTGAGACATTAGTAATGCAGCTTTCATTGGTTCCATGTCGTTTAAATAATCACGGCCGGCCCAAAATTCATTATAATCGCCGGTAGCCCTATCGATATTATTCCGCATTTCTGTATCACGAATTGTCTTATTGCTATAAGCTCTTTTAGATTCGACTCCGCTATGAATAAAATCATAAAGAACATCAATATCTTCCCCAAGATAACCACCTGGAGATCTTACCAATCCATTAGAGCGATAATAATGATAATACGATGTATTTGGCGCTACAGGGATTATTGCTTCTAAGCCATCAACTCCGGTAGTAGCAGCGGCAAGTGGAATAGTTCCATTATATGAAGTCCCCGTCATCCCTACTTTTCCGGTAGACCAGTAGGCTTTTACTTCTTCGTTTCCGGTACGTTCTTTATATCCTTTTGCGCGACCATTAAGCCAATCGATTACCGCTTTTGGAGCCAAAGATTCGTTGTCGCCTCCAACGGTTGGAGAACCATCAGATAATCCCGTTCCGGGAGACGAAGAATGAACTACGATATATCCTCTTGGAACCCAAGTTTTAATTTGTGAGTTTGAAATAATTGGACGCTCACCACGTCTTTCAACTTCAGGATGTACTCGTTCTTTTGGTTCTTCGCCAAGTTCGTGATTTACATCCCAAAAAATACCTTCAGCAAAACCTGCAGTTCCAGCGTAATATGGACTAGACTCGTAGATTACTGGAAGTTTTAAATCTTGGCTTTCGGTTTGCTCTGGTCGGGTAACATCAACATGCATACGATCGGGTTTACCGTCTCCATCGGTATCAAATTCGGTTTCTACCCAAAGATCATGACGTATCCATTTAGATTCATCCTCAAATTCAGGAACAATTTGGGCTTCTCCGTCTTTAAAAATAGGGGTAACTTTGGCTGTTTCTTGAGCTAGCATCGCGTTTAAAACAAAACATGCAAACAAGAAAAGCGCGTTTTTTCTTATAATCATCTTAAAATAATTAATGAGGTTTAGGGATTAAATTTCAGATTTTGATAAATATAAACATTTCTGCTTATTTGTTTTTCTGAAGTTAATTGAACGAATTAAAATCTTCTTTGAAAAATCAAATGCTATTAATTCGTTGTGAATTTATAATAACTGACATTAACAGAATACTTAGTATCAAAAGAATAGCAGAAACTGAAAAATCGTTATCGATTAAAAATCCGACAATTAAGGGGCCTAATGCTGTGCTAATTACCATAAACATGGTAAAAATACTTCGTATGGCGCCAAGATTTTCGGTTCCATAAACTTCAGCAATAATAGCGGTTTTTACCGTTCCTGAAATTCCTGTGGTAATCCCCGCCAAAACAAGAAATGCAAGTGCGCCTATTATGCTGTCCATAAAAGCAAATGGTAAAAGACCAATATTAAGTGGAATTAGATAAAATCTGAATAGTTTTTTTGCGGTGTATTTATCAACCCAAACGCCACCAAATAATGAAAATACAAGTCGGATTATGGCATAAGCCGTAAAAAATGAAGCGTAAAGCGTCGCTGACCATTCTTTTTGTTCCACGAAAATATATTGATAAAAAAACACTGCGGTATTGATAAAACTCACTGCGAAAACCGCCGGCATTAGTATTCCAAATTTTTTATCGAAGATGATTTCTTTATAATTTTTAACCAGTTTTTTTGTGGTATTTCCTTTTATAGAAATCAGCTTATCATCAAAATGCTTAAGATTGGTGAATTTCAGTTTAATGAGGTATAACAATAATAAAACACCACTGCCAATCGCCGCAACTCTCCAGTTGTAAAAAGCGATAATTGTTGTAATTAAAATAGGGAGAATAGCTTCGCCAATAGAAAATCCTAGCGAAGAAAAACTAAGTGCTTTTCCACGATTTTTATCAAATATTTTAGAAATTAATGTCATGCTTATATGCGTAAGCAAACCCTGCCCAAATAGCCGCAACATGATTATGGAAATAATCAACGGAATAAAATAATAACTAAAACCCAGCAAAATAGTCGCAATGGCGAG encodes:
- a CDS encoding DUF4139 domain-containing protein; amino-acid sequence: MRKIILLLIVLTTSTFNAQTINEKEIATEVSEVTVFLDGAQITRKKNVSVNSGITVLKFTDLSPFIDGKSLQVKAEGNITVLAVNHQQDYLNELEKSSELETLEAELGKIVQKIEVERTYLTVIQEEIAFLKENKNVVGKNEQVNVANLQQTADFYGKKLTELMLNELNRKRTIEELTVERTKVERQITSINSKKDYPNGEILVKIDAKQSTSFPVELNYIVENAGWFPSYDIRALNINEPITLAYKANVKQDTKIDWNNVKLKFSSANPSNSGMAPKLQTYYLDYNTLPPSYDLTNNTVEGKVVDPQGEALPGVNVVVAGTTIGTITDFDGHYSITIPDQESNLEFSFIGFKNQVRRANRNKIDVVLQEDTNALEEVVVVGYGGKNNRISDALAGKVSGVSIGSRSKKKSLPIPSVQTENQTTVDFEIETPYSIKSDNKNYVVEMTAYELPAEYQYYAVPKIKKEAFLIANITDWEKYNLLEGEANIFFEGTYIGKSLMDVRYITDTLEVSLGTDKKVSVNREKLNDFTEKQFIGNKREKIKEWEITVKNNKNEAINMIVLDQIPISTTEDISVETEQLSNAKLNKENGEIKWEFNLDPSREIKFNLEYSVKYSKNRNLILE
- a CDS encoding Xaa-Pro dipeptidyl-peptidase, which gives rise to MIIRKNALFLFACFVLNAMLAQETAKVTPIFKDGEAQIVPEFEDESKWIRHDLWVETEFDTDGDGKPDRMHVDVTRPEQTESQDLKLPVIYESSPYYAGTAGFAEGIFWDVNHELGEEPKERVHPEVERRGERPIISNSQIKTWVPRGYIVVHSSSPGTGLSDGSPTVGGDNESLAPKAVIDWLNGRAKGYKERTGNEEVKAYWSTGKVGMTGTSYNGTIPLAAATTGVDGLEAIIPVAPNTSYYHYYRSNGLVRSPGGYLGEDIDVLYDFIHSGVESKRAYSNKTIRDTEMRNNIDRATGDYNEFWAGRDYLNDMEPMKAALLMSHGFNDWNVMPEHSYRIYKKAEEMGLPTQIYYHQNGHGGPPPISMMNRWFTHFLFGIENGVEDDPKAWIVRENDAPNNPTPYKDYPNPEAKKITMYLTKGAPKTGGLTLEKQSNQGKETLVDNYSFSGETLAQAEYTNNRLLFVTPTLKEDLHLSGISTINIKLSSSKPAANLSVWMVSLPWTDGRNSKITDNIITRGWADPQNHKSISESEPLKPGKFYKLKFDLIPDDQIIPKGQQIGLMIFSSDKNFTLHPEPGTELTVDLDETSISIPVVGCEEAIKKAIK
- a CDS encoding MFS transporter, with amino-acid sequence MKDFYKFIITNFKKLSFGWILTFLSSFGQTFLISLYVPEIIKAFSISEGTFGAIYAGCTVTASIIMLTVGHTVDHKPAKTVTAFSITGLAIATILLGFSYYFIPLIISIIMLRLFGQGLLTHISMTLISKIFDKNRGKALSFSSLGFSIGEAILPILITTIIAFYNWRVAAIGSGVLLLLYLIKLKFTNLKHFDDKLISIKGNTTKKLVKNYKEIIFDKKFGILMPAVFAVSFINTAVFFYQYIFVEQKEWSATLYASFFTAYAIIRLVFSLFGGVWVDKYTAKKLFRFYLIPLNIGLLPFAFMDSIIGALAFLVLAGITTGISGTVKTAIIAEVYGTENLGAIRSIFTMFMVISTALGPLIVGFLIDNDFSVSAILLILSILLMSVIINSQRINSI